GGTGGGGATGGTGGTATGGGGGACGGTCTGCTGGGCGGGGAAGGCGGGCAACTGGTGTGAGCCGCAGTCGTACTGCTTGAGCTGGGCCAGCGTCAGGGAGTGGATGGCGGTGCCGGGGGGCAGGGCCGGTCCGTCGCAGCGGCGCTCGTTGGCGACGGCAGCGGCCATGCGCGGGTCTTCGGAGGCGGGCTGGGTCAGGTAGGGGGAGTGCGAGACCACCAGAACGTTGTCCTTGGTTACGGCGAGGTCGAGCTCGAGCACGTCGGCGCCGACGCGGATTCCGTTCTGGAAGGAGGGGATCGTGTTCTCCGGACGGGCTGCGCGGCCGCCGCGGTGGGCGTGAACGAGGATCGTCTGGGCGTAGGTCTGGGCGTAGGAAGGCATGACGCCAATCACCATCAGGGCAAGCAGTCTCTTGAGCATGAGGAGAGTATCACGGGGGAGGATTACAGCCTCGTGAACCTGAGTAAGATGCTGGCACCAATCGATTTATACGCTGCGTTCATCATCCGTTGATCGAATGTAAACGTAGTCGAACGTAGCTTGATCCCATGCGTATAACTCAGGTATCCCTAGCAGCCAGGTCGTTGGCCATCTTCGTCCTATTGGTGTTCTGTGCTTCGCTGCGTGCCCAGTATGACAATGGAAGCCTTGTCGGCACGATCCGCGATGCGAGCGGCGCTCCGATCGCGGGAGCGTCGGTGACGATTACCAACAATGCGACTTCGATTACCTCGCAGACGAAGACGAACGGCTCCGGCGACTACGAGGTGCCGAGCCTGCGGGCCGGTGTCTATAAGATTGCGGCCAGCGCCACAGGATTTTCGGATGCGGTGGCGGAGAATATTACGGTCTCCGTCGGCGGACGCCAGCATATCGATCTGACGGTGCGGGTGGGTTCGGCTACGGCTTCGGTTGAGGTGTCGGACGTGGCGTTGCAGCTCGAGACTGAGACCAGCGAGCGCGGGCAGACGATTACGAACTACCAGAGCGCGGCGTTGCCGTTGGTGAGCCGCAACTACTCCGACCTGCTGGGCCTTGTGGCCGGTTCGCGGCAGGCTCCTTCGGCGGCGACGACCAGCTCGATCAACTCGCTGGTGCGCGCTGGTGCTTATAACATCAACGGCCAGCGCAGCATGTTCAACAACTTTCTGCTGGATGGTCTGGATAACAACGCCTACGGCGAGAGCAACCAGGGATTCGATAACCAGATCATCGCGGTGCCGCCGGACTCGGTCTCGCAGTTCCAGGTGGTGACGAACAACGAGAGCGCGGAGTATGGACGGTCTTCGGGTGCCACGATCAACGTGGCGTCGCTGAGCGGTACGAACCGCTTTCACGGCGCGCTGTATGAGTTCATCCGCAATACCGACCTGAACGCGGCGGGATTCTTCAAGCCCACGACCATTGGCGGTACGGGCACCGTCATTCCATTCCAGAAGCCTAAGTTCAACCGCAACCAGTTCGGTATGAACTTCGGCGGGCCCATCATCAAGGACAAGCTCTTCTTCTTCCTCGACTACGAGGGTTTCCGCCAGACGCTGACGCCGCTGAGCGTGTTGACGGCGCCTACGCTCTATGAGTTGCAGGGCAAGCTGGCGGTAGATGTGCGGAACCCGCTGACCGGCAAGCTGTATGCGGCTGGTACTTCGATTCCGACGGCGGATATGGACCGGGTTGCCGCGCAGGTGGTCGGAGTCTTTCAGAATAAGGTGCCTGGGCTGCCGACGAAGGGTGTGACAGGGACTGGACTGGCCTCGAACGACCTGCCGGTGCAGGTGCCGTTTACCGATAACTCCGACAAGGGCGACCTGCGGCTGGACTATCAGCAGAACGCCAGCAACGCGTGGTTCCTGCGCATCAGCGACCGCAAGGAGACTGGCGTGAACTATGCCGCGCTGCCGCTGCCGCTCGATGGGCAGGGCAACGGTACGAGCCGCATTCTCGATCAGCAGGTGGCGCTGGGGTACACGCACCTGATGGGATCGAACAAGGTGCTCGATGCGCGCGTGGGACTCTCGCGCACCAAGGCGGGTAAGTTCTCGCTCTCGATCGGTGATAACTCCATCAGCATTCCAGGACTGCCGACGAACCCGATTGTCGCGGGTGGTCTGCCCTCGATCAACTTCCCCTCGGGCAACTTTACGGCCTTCGGGCGGCAGAGCACGAACCCGCAGTGGCAGAACCCCGCACTGCTCGATCCGAAGATCAACTTTACCTGGGTCAAGGGTCATCATTCGATGAAGTTCGGCTACGAGTACGAGCACATCTGGATGGCGGTGAACGACAACAATCCGCTCTATGGTGGGTATACCTTCAGCGGTGGTTATAGCCTTTGCCCGGCGACGGATACGTCTTCCAACTGCAACACCAAGGCGGTCTCGGATAACTACTGGGCGGACTTCCTCTTCGGTCTCTCCAGCAACTACCAGCTCGCGAACTACTTTGTGGTTCACCTGCGGCAGACGATGGACAGCGCCTATGCGCAGGATGACTGGAAGGTCAGCCCGAAGCTGACGCTGAACCTTGGTCTGCGCTGGGAGTACGGCTCGCCCTACTCGGAGCAGAATAACTACATCTCGAACTTCGATCCCGACACGCAGACGGTGTTGACGACGTCGCCGGGCGCGGTGTCGGGAAGTGGTATTACGCCTTTCTCCGGTAGCGGTGTGTATGGTCATACGCTGATGAATCCTGATCTGAACGACTTTGCTCCGCGCGTGGGCTTTGCTTATGCGGCTACGCCGAGCACGGTCATCCGCGGCGGCTTCGGCATGAGCTACGTGCACTACACACGCGCGGGCTCAGGAGATATTCTCGCGATCAACGCTCCGCAGGCGCAGTTCGCCTCGGTCAACCAGTCTACGCCGACGACCGGGAACCACTGCCCCTCGCTTCCCGCCCAGATCATCGCGGTCGGCACCTCGACTCCGATTTGCTATGCCACGATGTCCCAGGGCTTTCCCTCGGCTCTGGTGACGACCTTCAACTCGGCGACCGATAACATCACCTACGTGCCCAAGGACACGCGGGACAGCTATGTCGAGAGCTACTTCCTGAGCGTGCAGCGCGAGCTGTGGAAGAACACGCAACTCGATGTGGCTTACGTCGGCAACCACGGCTTGAAGCTACAGGGATTCCTCAATGCCAACCAGAAGAATCCGTCGCTTGGCTTCAAGCGCCCCTTTGCCAACTGGCCTTCGGACATTACGGCTGCCGTCAACGAGTTTTACTCGAACTACAACTCGTTGCAGGTGAAGTATGAGCAGCGCTTTGTGCAGGGGCTGACGCTGTTGAACTCCTTCACCTGGTCTCATGCTCTCGATAATGCAACTGCTTCGCTCGAGGCCAGCACGCCTTCGCCGCAGGATGCGAATAACCTGAGCGCGGATTATGGGCAGTCGGACTACAACCTGCCGCTTGCCGATGTGACCAGCCTCGTCTATGAGCTGCCTGTGGGGCGTGGACGTCACTTTGCCAGCAGCTCGAACGCACTGGTCGATGGCGTCATTGGGGGCTGGCAGGTGAGCATCATCAACACCATGCAGTCGGGTACGCCCTTCAACCTGACCTATGGACCTGCGGCGGCGAACCAGGTATCGCAGCAGATCTCCGCGACGTATCGCGGAGCCAACGAGTATCGGCCGAACGTGAACCCCGGCGTGAAGCAGATTCTGAATACACAGAT
This is a stretch of genomic DNA from Granulicella sp. WH15. It encodes these proteins:
- a CDS encoding TonB-dependent receptor gives rise to the protein MRITQVSLAARSLAIFVLLVFCASLRAQYDNGSLVGTIRDASGAPIAGASVTITNNATSITSQTKTNGSGDYEVPSLRAGVYKIAASATGFSDAVAENITVSVGGRQHIDLTVRVGSATASVEVSDVALQLETETSERGQTITNYQSAALPLVSRNYSDLLGLVAGSRQAPSAATTSSINSLVRAGAYNINGQRSMFNNFLLDGLDNNAYGESNQGFDNQIIAVPPDSVSQFQVVTNNESAEYGRSSGATINVASLSGTNRFHGALYEFIRNTDLNAAGFFKPTTIGGTGTVIPFQKPKFNRNQFGMNFGGPIIKDKLFFFLDYEGFRQTLTPLSVLTAPTLYELQGKLAVDVRNPLTGKLYAAGTSIPTADMDRVAAQVVGVFQNKVPGLPTKGVTGTGLASNDLPVQVPFTDNSDKGDLRLDYQQNASNAWFLRISDRKETGVNYAALPLPLDGQGNGTSRILDQQVALGYTHLMGSNKVLDARVGLSRTKAGKFSLSIGDNSISIPGLPTNPIVAGGLPSINFPSGNFTAFGRQSTNPQWQNPALLDPKINFTWVKGHHSMKFGYEYEHIWMAVNDNNPLYGGYTFSGGYSLCPATDTSSNCNTKAVSDNYWADFLFGLSSNYQLANYFVVHLRQTMDSAYAQDDWKVSPKLTLNLGLRWEYGSPYSEQNNYISNFDPDTQTVLTTSPGAVSGSGITPFSGSGVYGHTLMNPDLNDFAPRVGFAYAATPSTVIRGGFGMSYVHYTRAGSGDILAINAPQAQFASVNQSTPTTGNHCPSLPAQIIAVGTSTPICYATMSQGFPSALVTTFNSATDNITYVPKDTRDSYVESYFLSVQRELWKNTQLDVAYVGNHGLKLQGFLNANQKNPSLGFKRPFANWPSDITAAVNEFYSNYNSLQVKYEQRFVQGLTLLNSFTWSHALDNATASLEASTPSPQDANNLSADYGQSDYNLPLADVTSLVYELPVGRGRHFASSSNALVDGVIGGWQVSIINTMQSGTPFNLTYGPAAANQVSQQISATYRGANEYRPNVNPGVKQILNTQIASSGFIQYVNPAAFSLPATTVGNVAGGVPASPFGNAARNPLRNTPFYQTDLALNKKFSTPVEGLKVEFRTEFYNLLNHTNLYLPSTIGGTNGSTASTGGIISSTFEPRIIQFGLKVLY